Genomic segment of Candidatus Abyssobacteria bacterium SURF_5:
ATCCGGATGCTCGCCTTGATGAAAGGGAAAGTAGTCGCCGCGGACAGGGCCGGCAAATTGAAAACGATCAGCCAGTTGACGGTCATCATAGCGATTCTGAACGTCATCATTTCAAAGAAAATAATAGTTTCCGTCTCCTCCTACTGGACTTCGATAGAATTCTGGGCCAAACTGGGGATACATATACTTGTTGCAATAACTTTGGTGATGACGGTCTACTCCGGCTACAACTATCTGCGAGCAAACCGGCATCTGTTTTGGGAATCCCTGAGAAGCAATAACAGCAATCGGCTCGACCAGATAATTGAACCATAGAGATCAGATACAGGGGAAGGTGAAATCGTCACCTCTGGGGATTCAAGGATGGAAAGACGCCGTTACGACGGCCTATGTAACGGTTTTTTTCCTTGGTTTCTTTCCACTTGCCCCCGGCACGTTGGGAAGCGTGCCCGCCGTGCTGGCCGCGTATTGGCTGCATCCGGTTCCGGGCCTGTTCGCCGCCGTGATCATCATCATAACTGCTACGGGCGTGCCGGCCTCTTCGCTCGCCGAGAAAAGATTCAATCGGACGGATCCGCGGGAAATCTGCATCGATGAGGTTGCTGGAATGCTCATCGCCCTCTACGGGGTCCCATACTCATGGCCGGTTGTGGTGACGGTATTTTTCCTCTACCGGATATTCGACATCCTGAAACCTTTTCCGGCGTACCAGGTCCAGTCTCTTCCTGGCGGCTTCGGAATCATGCTGGACGACGTGGTGGCGGGTATCTATGCGAATGTTTCCATTCGTGTCATCATCTGGCTGCTCGCCCTCTGGCTCACATGAAAATCGAGCGCGAAATAGGAATTCTTCTGCGGGAAAAAGGGCAGACGCTCGCGGCGGCCGAATCGTGCACCGGCGGGCTGATCGCGCACCGAATCACCAATATACCCGGCAGCTCCGACTATTTTGAGCGGGGATATGTCGTGTACAGCAACAAGGCAAAAACTGAATTGCTCGGCGTCGACCCGCGCCTGATCAGGCGCCATGGAGCGGTCAGTCCTGAGGTGGCGCGGGCAATGGCGGAAGGAGCGCGCAGGGCGGCGGGAACGGATTATTCTGTCGGAGTGACCGGAATAGCGGGGCCAACGCGGGATCGGTCGGCAAAGCCGGTGGGCCTAGTGTTTATCGCCGTGTGCGGCCCGCGCGGCAAAGCGCGCGTCGAGAAGTGCAATTTCAAGGGCACACGCTTGCAGATCAAGAACGAAAGCGCCGACCGCGCCTTTGAGATGCTTCGGAAATTCGTGAAAAGGGAACGAATGAGTTCTTAAGGGTCTTTGCTGGAAACTCCGATTCCATTTGCTCTCCATGCTCAAGTCATACGTAAAGGCCTTATTTCTTTCATACGGGAGGAGAGTGCGTAATTGAAGCATGCAGACTTTGTTCATCTTCATGTTCACACCGAATACAGCCTGCTCGACGGCGCCTGCAGAATCGACAAACTGCTGAAGAAGGCCGTCGAATTCAAGATGCCCGCGATCGCAATCACCGACCACGGCAACATGTTCGGCGTCATCGATTTCTGTAAGAGCGCGCGGAAGCTGTCGATTAGAGCGATCGTCGGATCGGAAATGTACGTTGCCAGGCGGAGCCGCTTCGATCGCAAATCCACCGGCAAGACCCGCGATTATCACCACCTGACTCTGCTCGTAACAGACGAAGAGGGATACAGGAATCTCCTGTATCTGTCAACCGCCAGCTACCGCGAGGGGTTTTATTACAAACCTCGAATCGATAAAGAGATTCTCCGGAAACACAGCGGCGGCTTCATCGCCTTGAGCGGATGCCTCGAGGGCGAGCCGGCGGCTCTTTTGCTGCAAGGAAAAAAAGAAAAGGCGCTGGCCGCGATAAAAGAATATCAGGAGATATTCGGACCGGAGAATTATTATCTGGAAATCCAGGATCACGGCCTGCCCGAGCAGAAAAAGATCATGCCGGACCTGCTCGATCTTGCCGCTCGGACCGGCGCCAGGCTGGTTGCAACCAACGACGTGCATTATGTAGAGAAGAACGACGCGCTGGCGCAGGATGTGCTCATGTGCATCCAA
This window contains:
- the pgsA gene encoding CDP-diacylglycerol--glycerol-3-phosphate 3-phosphatidyltransferase; its protein translation is MNLPNKLTLIRLGLVPLLLLFLSVDNIYSHSLALITFIGASLTDYYDGKIARERAIETDFGRLMDPLADKILTSAAFIYFVGSYPYIPAWIVTVIIAREFAVSGIRMLALMKGKVVAADRAGKLKTISQLTVIIAILNVIISKKIIVSVSSYWTSIEFWAKLGIHILVAITLVMTVYSGYNYLRANRHLFWESLRSNNSNRLDQIIEP
- a CDS encoding phosphatidylglycerophosphatase A, which produces MNHRDQIQGKVKSSPLGIQGWKDAVTTAYVTVFFLGFFPLAPGTLGSVPAVLAAYWLHPVPGLFAAVIIIITATGVPASSLAEKRFNRTDPREICIDEVAGMLIALYGVPYSWPVVVTVFFLYRIFDILKPFPAYQVQSLPGGFGIMLDDVVAGIYANVSIRVIIWLLALWLT
- a CDS encoding CinA family protein, producing MKIEREIGILLREKGQTLAAAESCTGGLIAHRITNIPGSSDYFERGYVVYSNKAKTELLGVDPRLIRRHGAVSPEVARAMAEGARRAAGTDYSVGVTGIAGPTRDRSAKPVGLVFIAVCGPRGKARVEKCNFKGTRLQIKNESADRAFEMLRKFVKRERMSS